The stretch of DNA CGAAATAATCAGAAGCGAAAAAGAGCCGGTCTTCCCAGTCAAATCCAAGCCAGCGGACATTGTCCATGATCGAGTCGACGTATTCCTGTTCTTCCTTGGTGGGATTGGTGTCGTCGAAGCGGAGATTAGTCTTGCCGCCATATTTCTGAGCGAGGCCGAAGTTGAGACAAATAGACTTGGCGTGGCCGATGTGGAGATAGCCGTTAGGTTCAGGAGGGAAACGGGTATGCACACGGGCGTTGTTCTTCCCGTTGCGGATATCTTCTTCGATGATTTGTTCGATGAAATGAAGGGATTTGGTGGATTTCTCTTCCGGAGGATTATTGAGGGTCATAGAATGATTGGTTTTCAATGATGAAGGTGCAAAATTAAAATATTTTCAGGCTGGGGCGGGTATATTTTGAAGAAAATCGGATTAATACAATAAAGAGTTTCTCACAGGTTTATTTAAGGTTTCTCGCAGATTTACGCAGATTTTATTCGCAGATAAGCGCAGATATGAATGAAAATGAGATTTCCTATATAATAAGGGGGGCGATTTATAAGGTTTATAATAACCTTGGTCCGGGTTTATTGGAGTCGGTATATGAATTTGCGTTAGCTTTTGAGCTAAGAAAAATTGGATTAGAAGTTTTATGTCAAAAGCCATTTCCTGTCATATACGAAGGAAATAGGTTGGATACAGGTTTTCGATTGGATTTGTTGGTCGAGAACAAAGTAATTGTTGAAATTAAGTCTGTCGACCAGTTAATAGATATTCATCATAAACAATTACTAACCTATCTGAAAATTACCGGCTTGAAGTTAGGATTGCTTATTAATTTCAATACAATTTCAATTGATAAATCAATAATTAGGATCGTTAATGGGCTTTAAAAGGTTTCTCGCTGATTTACGCTGATCATTACGCTGATTTCCGCAGATATTTAATCAGCGCTTATCTGCGAATAAAATCTGCGTAAATCTGCGAGAAACTTTTCGCAAACCTGTGAGAAACAAAAAATCTCTCAAATGATTAAAAGTCTTGTCTCAGAGAACCTCCTATGCAGCAATCTCTCCAGCACTACCAGTCCCGCAGCTGCAGCAATGATCACCACCGTCACACTTGAAATATGCAGGCCCTTGATAAACGTCGACATAGAATTAAAGAACCCTTCCGAAAAGACGTTCATCGATACTTTCTGGATGCCCGTTGCAGAAAATATCTGGTCGAAATATGGGATATCAACAGTAAAAATGACCACGATAATAGCCGCTACGGCAATGATAATAGAAATCCAGGTTCCCGTTGATAAAAGTGGTGTATCATCAATAACAGGATTGTCCTTGATGCGGCCCATCACCTTGTCCGTGAAATTATCCGGCGCTTTTTCCAGCCCTTGTTTCCGGATGAGTTTCCGGATGAATTCGTCTATTTTATATTGATTTTCCATAATAATAATCTATTATATAATGCGTAATGATCTCATTTTTAACAATTCCTGTAATTCCAAATAAATCTTCTTTCTCACCCTATGTAGGCGCACCTTCACATTGCTTTCCCCCAGGCCTGTCACTTCGCTGATTTCAGTTATGGGTTGATTGTTCAGGTAGAACAAAGTTACCAGTACCCGGTCAATTTCCGGCAGTTTATCCAGTATTTTTATAATGACCTGCTTTTGTTCCTGTTCATCCAGTCCCGCAATTTCTTCTTCCACTTCTTCGTCAGGGATGATTTCCATTATTTCTTCTTCCAGATCCAAAGTTTTGATTCTGTTCTTTCTCACTTTCGAGATAGATTCATTATATGCGATGCGGTAAAGCCAGGTCGGGAAACTTGATTCTTTCCTGAAGCCGGCCAGTTTCTGGAATGCTTTCAGAAAGACGTCCTGTGCCACTTCCTCCGCATCTTCCCGGTTGCGGGTGATGTTCATTGCAATGGTGAAGACCAGGTCTTTATACCTGTTCACCAGTGGGGCGAACGCAGCCGTTTCACCAAGTATTACCTGCCCGATATAATGATTATCGTCCCGGTTTTCCATCTGTGCATTTGACGGAGATGAATGAATAAGGTTACAAAGTTATATCGAAACAAAATGAATTGAGCATTATTTTCTGTGAAAATCTGCGCTTTAAATCTGCGGTTATCTGCGAGAAACCTTAAAAATATTTCTCGCAGATTTTCGCTGATCAAGGTGCTGATATTCGCAGATTTGAATTCCAAATTTCAAATTTCAATTTTCAAATTTC from Bacteroidales bacterium encodes:
- a CDS encoding GxxExxY protein codes for the protein MNENEISYIIRGAIYKVYNNLGPGLLESVYEFALAFELRKIGLEVLCQKPFPVIYEGNRLDTGFRLDLLVENKVIVEIKSVDQLIDIHHKQLLTYLKITGLKLGLLINFNTISIDKSIIRIVNGL
- a CDS encoding sigma-70 family RNA polymerase sigma factor, with the translated sequence MENRDDNHYIGQVILGETAAFAPLVNRYKDLVFTIAMNITRNREDAEEVAQDVFLKAFQKLAGFRKESSFPTWLYRIAYNESISKVRKNRIKTLDLEEEIMEIIPDEEVEEEIAGLDEQEQKQVIIKILDKLPEIDRVLVTLFYLNNQPITEISEVTGLGESNVKVRLHRVRKKIYLELQELLKMRSLRII